AGATACTACAGGGTTTAGGacattgcatacagctgaccccaattcagggccggagaaatagcatggaggtagggcgtccttgtgtgcaggacagtggtttgaatcccagcatcccatatggtccccagagactgccaggagcaatttctgagcatagaaccaggaggaactgggtgtgacccaaaaactaaaactaaaacagttGACCCCAACTCAATCttgacatcatatatggtctcctgcccGAggcagagcaccaccaggcaaCCCGTTCTCCCTATAATAGGACAATTTACTTAGGAAGACGTGTTCTGTGATAAGACCAGAGCTAATGATCTGGTTCTGCCTATTACTAATTTTACTTAGCATAGGGGACCAGAGAAGGAAAACAATTAAACATGAACAGAGGACATAGAACAATAGACCTTTATTACACGAGCATATGAGGATTTATTTGCCTTTTCGGGCCTTGATTTTCCGCAGATAGAATTCCAGCTCCTTGCCCTCTAGAACATAGCCATCTGCTCGGCCACACTGACCTGGTCTCGAAGCGATGCATGCTGTAAGAGAGTATGTAATTCTGAGCAAAAAGGCCAGTACAGCACACCAGAACAAGTATCTGTGTTAGTTTAGCAAGCAAGAAGCTCACTGTCTCCTCAGATAGACTTTATCGTCACTTCACAATCAGTAGCAGAACTGGACAAAGTTTTCATCACTGAGACAGTCCCCTCAACCTAGGCAAACTTCGCAAAGCACTCAAAATTCAGATTAGATCCAAATTCAGGCCTGCAGATGCTGCAAATGTGTTGTGTGTGGTATTCTGTCCGCTAAAGGTTAAGCCTGACCTTTCCACACCACCACTTAAAGGTGAATACTTCTGATCCATGTCAGCCCTTAGgtttagaggagagctggaatgACAGCATGGCAGGCCAGGCACCTGACTTCAAAGTAGTCAACATAGGCTGGATCACTGAACAGACCACATGCAAAGACTGCATGAGGCCCAGTTTGATCCACATATCCCATGTGGTGctgctcccaaacaaaaaatagctgtatttggggccagagtattGCTATAGGGTGTGCTGCATTCTCTGTGGCGATCAGATTTGATCTCATGTATCCAAAgcagttccctgagcccacctgaAGTaatcccaaaatataaaaagagcagGAGTAACAGCACAgtgtaagggcatttgccttgcacatggctgacccgggtttgattcccgagccaggagtaacttgagtgccaccagatgtggcactCAACTAGGACCAAGTAGTATGGGAAGCCCAGCACCACAGGTGTGtccaaccccaccccccacccaatGACCAAgcaaagaaaatgcagaaaacaGCTACCCCTAACCCGACCATCTTACCAAGAAGTTTTCCCTGCTGGAACTGTTCCTCCAGAAGACTGCTGATTTTggcattctttttcctttcctcatatttcttctgaattttctttgaccgctttttgtttaaaatttcttCCTCTTCAGGAGTCTGAAAAAGGACAGAAAGGCTAGCTAAGGCTCCCCTAACTCATCTCCAGAAGGTCAACTGCCTTCTAGAACCAGGTCCAGCCCAGCCCTCCTCAGCTCTGTAGGTTTACATCGCTTTCCCTTCAGTAGCAGAACTGGACAGTTATCATCACAAGAAGGCTGGACACGGGCTGgccacccaccaccacccaagGGGAGCTGAGCTAGCTTCCCAAACACTCACCAGTTTAGCTCCCTTTTTGCGACCAAGGGGCAGCGCGTAGTGGGACTCATACCACTGCCGGTATGGTGTGCTGTCTATGAGCACGATGCAGTTCTTCACCAGGGTTTTGGTACGGACCAGCTCATTATTGGATGCATTGTAGACAACATCAATGATCCTGGTTTTCCGAGTACAACCTGGTCACACGACAAGTTCCGAATTGACCACTGGGGGCTCACCAGTCTTGTGCTCCCACCCTGTATCTTTCCCAAGCCTAAAGCATCCGCTCATCTCACACGTAGCCTTACTCTCCAGGATTGATAACTTACTGCACACCATCTCGTAATTCAGTGTAATCCCTTATTTGTGATAGGCTGGAGACCTCTAGGTCCTAGCAAACTTAAGTCTTTCAAACTGGGGCAAACTTGGTTGGGATTGTGAATTTCCTGAAGCCTTAAATAATCCCTTTAGATCCGAGTGATTCCTCCTGGCAAGCCTCACTTACATTCTGAGCCCCAGGAGAAGTTGCCCACGTCCAGCCTCAAAGCACGGTACTTCTTGTTGCCTCCCCGGACTCGAACAGTGTGAATGCGGCGAGGGCCAATCTGGACAACATAGGGTGACAGAAAACTAGGgttaaaggaagagaaggagacgAGACAGGCGGATGGGATGGGAAGGGAAGCAGGCCCGGTGGAGGCAGCGAGTCAGTGTAACTATGACAAGTCCTAGCACTGGCAAATGGCGCACAGGTGACCAAGACGGCCACGACCACACCTAAGGATTCTTTCTCATCACTCCAGCTGCCTCCAAGCAGAAACGGGGTCTCCTTGCAAGATACAGGCCCAGCCTTGCGCAgcctcccccccccaatctcTTGGGACTACCTGCAAGCCCCAGACCGTGCATGACACGAGGGAGTTCGTGGAACCCACCTTGGTGTTGGCGGCCGGGCGCCCCAGCTCATACTTCCGCTTCTTATGGTAGGGCTTTCTCTTGCCTCCGGTCTTGCGGCGCTTGTGCCAGTTGTCCCGGGAGATGCCTGCGGGCGGGAAGGGGGATGGATTCAAAGTCAAGAAGAGGTGCTGGGGTTCAAGACTTGCGCCTGGCCCAGTAATGCAAATAACGCGCCCGATCCGATGGGGGGCCGCACGCTCAGCTCTCCAAGGTTGGGTTCCCCACTGTGCACTCGGGAGTCACAGCATTCCAAAAGTGTCATCATGCACGTGCGGCCCTCCCGCATCCTCGCCGCGGCAGCCATGTTGGCACCGCGgcagtccccccccccacctcaagGCCCTGCAGCTTAGCTTCTCCCACCGCGGGGCTCGGTGGCCCAAACCCGATTAATACCCTCCCTATAGGTGCTGGGGTCGCGGGGGAAGAGGCGCCCGCTTTCTAAACGCGGCTGCGGAGTAGGATGGTTTCGGATTGAGGGAAACCTCCATAGCACAGAGAAGGAGGAGCAGAGTGAAGCTCACCCATGGCTGGACGCCGGCTGGAAAGAGAAAACGCAAAGGCTCACGGGCCGGTTTGTAAACTTAGCCCCGCCCTTTGATGTGACTTCCGGGCGCCGCTGGTGACGTATTTTGTCCGCGACGGCCGAgtggcggcagcggcggcggcgggaaAAGTCGCAGGAGCTCTGGGACGGTCCAGAAGGGCGCCCAGCATGTCTGCAATTAACTTTGGGTAGCAGCGGAAGACTAGGCATCGCCGAGGCGTGTGGCTGGCTTCATttgcctatttttattttggtttaagccacatctgatgatgctcgagggttattcctggcactacctTCAGGGATatttcctggaggtgctggggaggAAGGGGTTAGCCATATAGGATGCAAAGGCTCGAGCCCGGGTcagtcttatgcaaggcaaactccctgtccTTACCCACGTTTTGGAAAGCATCGTTTCAGAAGCTTCTCGGAGGCCTACAAGCCTGTAGGGTTCTTGCACCTTGCACTGccagctcagaggcaggagtaagccctggccaCTCAGGTgtgggcccctcaaaaaaaaataaaaaggagtgacagcagcgataacacagcgggtgaggcgtttgccttgcatgcggccgacccgggTTCACTTTCGACATCCCAGGccccctaagcatgccaggagttatggcttgatttttgttgttgttgttgttgttgtttggtttttgggtcacacccggcggtgctcagggattactcctggctctgcactcagaaattgaccccctggtaggctcggagaccatatgggatgccggaattaaaCCTGGGCCCTTCCtgacaaaagccctaccgctgtgctatctatcactccggccccaatggagtgatttttgagcgccaccaggtgtagtcTATAAAGAAAGACCCTAATTTTACTGGTTGTGACCCCTTCCTTGtggaaaagaaagtagtgagTAGTTGGACGCTCTTGCATACATTTCCGAGTTTGTGGTTCTTATAAAGAACAGAGTCATTCATTATAGTCTTGAGTTTTCAGTGAAGACCATGGAGCACAGCTGCCTCCCAATAAAGATTCATGTGTGGTCGAGGTGTTTGGT
This window of the Suncus etruscus isolate mSunEtr1 chromosome 6, mSunEtr1.pri.cur, whole genome shotgun sequence genome carries:
- the RPS8 gene encoding 40S ribosomal protein S8; this encodes MGISRDNWHKRRKTGGKRKPYHKKRKYELGRPAANTKIGPRRIHTVRVRGGNKKYRALRLDVGNFSWGSECCTRKTRIIDVVYNASNNELVRTKTLVKNCIVLIDSTPYRQWYESHYALPLGRKKGAKLTPEEEEILNKKRSKKIQKKYEERKKNAKISSLLEEQFQQGKLLACIASRPGQCGRADGYVLEGKELEFYLRKIKARKGK